The following are encoded together in the Silurus meridionalis isolate SWU-2019-XX chromosome 2, ASM1480568v1, whole genome shotgun sequence genome:
- the pkd2 gene encoding polycystin-2 isoform X3, producing the protein MYLKNVLREMITYILFLITLCILTYGMMSTNMYYYTKVMSQLFLDTPLSSGDATTFRSLSTMEDFWKYTEGPFLNGMYWEVWYNNKSLPENQSLIYYENLLLGVPRLRQVKVFNESCPVHEELKDEVYDCYGVYAAAYEDKKPFGLKNGTAWVYSEEVSLGESSYSGEVSTYRGGGFYQDLSRTRDKSERELQELKANLWLDRGTRAVFLDFSVYNGNINLFCIVRLLVEFPATGGAVTSWQFQTVRLVRYVSSWDHFVGLCEVIFCFFVLYYMVEEVLEIRLHRLRYFKSLWNCMDVLIVTLSVPAIIMNIYRTSAVNNRLKFLLENHSTYPNFGPLARLQVQFNNMAAIIVFLAWVKLFKFINFNKTMSQLSSTVSRCAKDLLGFAIMFFIVFLAYAQLAYLVFGTQLNDFSTFQACIFTQFRIILGDFDFSEIEESDRVLGPIYFTTFVFFMFMILLNMFLAIINDTYAEVKADMAQQRSEMEITDLIKKGCHKAMVKLRLRKTAVDDISDSLRQAGGKLNFDELRQDLRGKGHSDAEIEAIFAKYDLDGDQELTEHEHQQMRDDLEKEREDLDLERSSLPRPLSGRSFSRSQDDSEEDDDEDSGHSSRRRGSSSGGVSYEEFQVLVRRVDRMEHSIGSIVSKIDAVIVKLEAMERAKLKRREVLSRLLDGVIEDERLGRDTEAHREQMERLVREELERWESDDAISQVSHQQAAPVGPGAQPRPRSTRPSSSLSTEGPDTGGSGGGQV; encoded by the exons ATGTACCTCAAGAATGTCCTGAGAGAGATGATCACTTATATCCTTTTCCTCATCACCTTATGCATTT TAACATATGGGATGATGAGCACTAACATGTACTACTACACCAAAGTCATGTCTCAACTCTTCCTGGATACACCACTGTCAAGTGGAGATGCCACCACCTTCAGGAGCCTCTCCACCATGGAGGACTTCTGGAAA TACACAGAGGGGCCTTTTCTGAATGGGATGTACTGGGAAGTGTGGTACAACAACAAGAGCCTGCCAGAGAACCAGAGCCTGATCTATTACGAGAATTTGCTGTTGGGAGTCCCGCGCCTGCGTCAGGTCAAAGTCTTCAACGAGTCATGTCCCGTTCACGAGGAGCTGAAGGACGAAGTGTACGACTGCTACGGCGTCTACGCAGCTGCCTACGAGGACAAGAAACCGTTCGGACTGAAAAACGGCACTGC GTGGGTGTATTCTGAAGAGGTCAGCCTCGGGGAAAGCAGCTACTCGGGTGAAGTGTCCACGTATAGAGGAGGAGGTTTTTATCAGGATCTGTCTCGCACCAGAGACAAGTCAGAGAGAGAGCTGCAGGAGCTGAAGGCAAACCTGTGGCTGGATCGAGGCACCAGAGCCGTGTTCCTTGACTTCTCCGTCTACAACGGCAACATCAACCTCTTCTGCATCGTCAG ATTGCTGGTGGAGTTTCCAGCCACAGGGGGCGCTGTGACCTCATGGCAGTTCCAGACTGTACGCTTGGTGCGCTATGTGTCCAGCTGGGACCATTTTGTAGGGCTGTGCGAGGTTATTTTCTGCTTCTTCGTGCTGTACTACATGGTGGAGGAGGTGCTGGAGATCCGCCTGCACCGCCTGCGCTACTTCAAAAGCTTGTGGAACTGCATGGACGTGCTCATAGTAACG CTGAGCGTGCCAGCCATCATTATGAATATCTACAGGACGTCAGCGGTCAACAACAGGCTGAAGTTCCTGCTGGAGAACCACAGCACGTACCCGAACTTCGGACCACTCGCTCGGCTGCAGGTTCAGTTCAACAATATGGCCGCCATCATTGTCTTTCTCGCCTGGGTCAAA CTATTCAAGTTCATCAATTTTAATAAGACCATGAGTCAGCTTTCCAGCACTGTGTCCCGGTGTGCTAAAGACCTCCTGGGATTCGCCATCATGTTCTTCATCGTGTTCCTGGCATACGCTCAGCTGGCGTACCTGGTGTTCGGAACACAACTCAATGACTTTAGCACCTTCCAAGCCTGCAT TTTCACACAGTTCCGGATCATCCTAGGAGACTTTGACTTCTCAGAGATCGAAGAGTCGGATAGAGTCCTGGGCCCGATTTACTTCACcacctttgtttttttcatgttcatgATTCTGTTG AATATGTTCTTAGCCATCATCAATGACACTTATGCAGAGGTGAAGGCTGACATGGCGCAGCAGAGATCCGAAATGGAGATTACCGACCTCATTAAAAAG GGCTGCCACAAGGCGATGGTGAAACTGAGGCTGAGAAAGACGGCAGTAGATGACATCTCCGACAGCCTTCGCCAGGCAGGAGGGAAACTTAACTTCGACGAGCTCCGGCAGGACCTGCGAGG AAAAGGACACTCAGACGCTGAGATCGAAGCCATTTTCGCCAAGTATGATCTGGACGGAGACCAGGAGCTCACTGAGCATGAACACCAGCAGATGAGGGACGacctggagaaagagaga GAGGACTTGGATTTGGAACGGAGTTCGCTGCCCAGGCCTctgagtgggcggagcttctCTCGTAGCCAGGACGACTCGGAGGAGGACGACGACGAGGACAGTGGACACAGTTCCCGTCGCCGTGGCAGCAGCTCTGGGGGTGTGTCTTACGAGGAGTTCCAAGT GCTGGTGCGGAGGGTGGACCGTATGGAGCACTCGATTGGCAGCATCGTGTCCAAGATCGATGCAGTTATTGTGAAGCTGGAAGCCATGGAACGGGCCAAGCTGAAGAGGAGAGAGGTCCTTAGCAGACTGCTGGATGGTGTCATAGAG GATGAAAGGTTGGGTAGAGATACGGAGGCTCACAGGGAGCAGATGGAGCGGCTGGTGCGAGAGGAGCTGGAGCGGTGGGAGTCAGACGATGCCATCTCTCAGGTCAGCCATCAGCAGGCTGCTCCTGTTGGTCCAGGAGCTCAGCCCCGCCCACGCAGCACTCGCCCCTCCTCCTCATTGTCCACTGAGGGTCCAGACACCGGAGGCAGTGGAGGTGGACAGGTGTAA
- the pkd2 gene encoding polycystin-2 isoform X1: MSSSRSRCQAARASSSAHAQKPSQTQPQPLPDEGLEMERMEPQGEVGLGVPEDQPSPASSSSSRQAWSRDNPGFEPEEGMDANWSPGRRSLSDTSSSGSGISGLGSFAGGSNARIHRGLYPTPPADRLHQEPPGLRARILEKIRLLWGTRLLEERDSSREMYLKNVLREMITYILFLITLCILTYGMMSTNMYYYTKVMSQLFLDTPLSSGDATTFRSLSTMEDFWKYTEGPFLNGMYWEVWYNNKSLPENQSLIYYENLLLGVPRLRQVKVFNESCPVHEELKDEVYDCYGVYAAAYEDKKPFGLKNGTAWVYSEEVSLGESSYSGEVSTYRGGGFYQDLSRTRDKSERELQELKANLWLDRGTRAVFLDFSVYNGNINLFCIVRLLVEFPATGGAVTSWQFQTVRLVRYVSSWDHFVGLCEVIFCFFVLYYMVEEVLEIRLHRLRYFKSLWNCMDVLIVTLSVPAIIMNIYRTSAVNNRLKFLLENHSTYPNFGPLARLQVQFNNMAAIIVFLAWVKLFKFINFNKTMSQLSSTVSRCAKDLLGFAIMFFIVFLAYAQLAYLVFGTQLNDFSTFQACIFTQFRIILGDFDFSEIEESDRVLGPIYFTTFVFFMFMILLNMFLAIINDTYAEVKADMAQQRSEMEITDLIKKGCHKAMVKLRLRKTAVDDISDSLRQAGGKLNFDELRQDLRGKGHSDAEIEAIFAKYDLDGDQELTEHEHQQMRDDLEKEREDLDLERSSLPRPLSGRSFSRSQDDSEEDDDEDSGHSSRRRGSSSGGVSYEEFQVLVRRVDRMEHSIGSIVSKIDAVIVKLEAMERAKLKRREVLSRLLDGVIEDERLGRDTEAHREQMERLVREELERWESDDAISQVSHQQAAPVGPGAQPRPRSTRPSSSLSTEGPDTGGSGGGQV; the protein is encoded by the exons ATGAGCTCCAGTCGAAGCCGTTGTCAAGCAGCCAGAGCGTCGAGCTCTGCGCATGCGCAGAAGCCATCGCAGACGCAGCCGCAGCCTCTGCCGGATGAAGGTCTGGAGATGGAGAGGATGGAGCCCCAAGGAGAAGTGGGGCTCGGTGTCCCGGAGGATCAGCCTTCTCCAGCGTCCAGCTCCAGCTCGAGACAGGCGTGGAGCCGGGACAACCCGGGATTCGAGCCGGAAGAGGGCATGGATGCGAACTGGAGCCCGGGACGGAGGTCTTTGTCCGACACTTCGAGCAGCGGCAGCGGCATCAGCGGTCTCGGGAGCTTCGCCGGCGGGAGCAACGCGCGCATCCACCGCGGGCTGTACCCGACTCCTCCCGCTGACAGGCTCCACCAGGAGCCGCCCGGTTTGAGGGCGAGGATCCTGGAGAAAATCAGAC TTTTGTGGGGCACACGTCTCCTGGAGGAGAGAGACAGCAGCAGAGAGATGTACCTCAAGAATGTCCTGAGAGAGATGATCACTTATATCCTTTTCCTCATCACCTTATGCATTT TAACATATGGGATGATGAGCACTAACATGTACTACTACACCAAAGTCATGTCTCAACTCTTCCTGGATACACCACTGTCAAGTGGAGATGCCACCACCTTCAGGAGCCTCTCCACCATGGAGGACTTCTGGAAA TACACAGAGGGGCCTTTTCTGAATGGGATGTACTGGGAAGTGTGGTACAACAACAAGAGCCTGCCAGAGAACCAGAGCCTGATCTATTACGAGAATTTGCTGTTGGGAGTCCCGCGCCTGCGTCAGGTCAAAGTCTTCAACGAGTCATGTCCCGTTCACGAGGAGCTGAAGGACGAAGTGTACGACTGCTACGGCGTCTACGCAGCTGCCTACGAGGACAAGAAACCGTTCGGACTGAAAAACGGCACTGC GTGGGTGTATTCTGAAGAGGTCAGCCTCGGGGAAAGCAGCTACTCGGGTGAAGTGTCCACGTATAGAGGAGGAGGTTTTTATCAGGATCTGTCTCGCACCAGAGACAAGTCAGAGAGAGAGCTGCAGGAGCTGAAGGCAAACCTGTGGCTGGATCGAGGCACCAGAGCCGTGTTCCTTGACTTCTCCGTCTACAACGGCAACATCAACCTCTTCTGCATCGTCAG ATTGCTGGTGGAGTTTCCAGCCACAGGGGGCGCTGTGACCTCATGGCAGTTCCAGACTGTACGCTTGGTGCGCTATGTGTCCAGCTGGGACCATTTTGTAGGGCTGTGCGAGGTTATTTTCTGCTTCTTCGTGCTGTACTACATGGTGGAGGAGGTGCTGGAGATCCGCCTGCACCGCCTGCGCTACTTCAAAAGCTTGTGGAACTGCATGGACGTGCTCATAGTAACG CTGAGCGTGCCAGCCATCATTATGAATATCTACAGGACGTCAGCGGTCAACAACAGGCTGAAGTTCCTGCTGGAGAACCACAGCACGTACCCGAACTTCGGACCACTCGCTCGGCTGCAGGTTCAGTTCAACAATATGGCCGCCATCATTGTCTTTCTCGCCTGGGTCAAA CTATTCAAGTTCATCAATTTTAATAAGACCATGAGTCAGCTTTCCAGCACTGTGTCCCGGTGTGCTAAAGACCTCCTGGGATTCGCCATCATGTTCTTCATCGTGTTCCTGGCATACGCTCAGCTGGCGTACCTGGTGTTCGGAACACAACTCAATGACTTTAGCACCTTCCAAGCCTGCAT TTTCACACAGTTCCGGATCATCCTAGGAGACTTTGACTTCTCAGAGATCGAAGAGTCGGATAGAGTCCTGGGCCCGATTTACTTCACcacctttgtttttttcatgttcatgATTCTGTTG AATATGTTCTTAGCCATCATCAATGACACTTATGCAGAGGTGAAGGCTGACATGGCGCAGCAGAGATCCGAAATGGAGATTACCGACCTCATTAAAAAG GGCTGCCACAAGGCGATGGTGAAACTGAGGCTGAGAAAGACGGCAGTAGATGACATCTCCGACAGCCTTCGCCAGGCAGGAGGGAAACTTAACTTCGACGAGCTCCGGCAGGACCTGCGAGG AAAAGGACACTCAGACGCTGAGATCGAAGCCATTTTCGCCAAGTATGATCTGGACGGAGACCAGGAGCTCACTGAGCATGAACACCAGCAGATGAGGGACGacctggagaaagagaga GAGGACTTGGATTTGGAACGGAGTTCGCTGCCCAGGCCTctgagtgggcggagcttctCTCGTAGCCAGGACGACTCGGAGGAGGACGACGACGAGGACAGTGGACACAGTTCCCGTCGCCGTGGCAGCAGCTCTGGGGGTGTGTCTTACGAGGAGTTCCAAGT GCTGGTGCGGAGGGTGGACCGTATGGAGCACTCGATTGGCAGCATCGTGTCCAAGATCGATGCAGTTATTGTGAAGCTGGAAGCCATGGAACGGGCCAAGCTGAAGAGGAGAGAGGTCCTTAGCAGACTGCTGGATGGTGTCATAGAG GATGAAAGGTTGGGTAGAGATACGGAGGCTCACAGGGAGCAGATGGAGCGGCTGGTGCGAGAGGAGCTGGAGCGGTGGGAGTCAGACGATGCCATCTCTCAGGTCAGCCATCAGCAGGCTGCTCCTGTTGGTCCAGGAGCTCAGCCCCGCCCACGCAGCACTCGCCCCTCCTCCTCATTGTCCACTGAGGGTCCAGACACCGGAGGCAGTGGAGGTGGACAGGTGTAA
- the pkd2 gene encoding polycystin-2 isoform X2 has product MSSSRSRCQAARASSSAHAQKPSQTQPQPLPDEGLEMERMEPQGEVGLGVPEDQPSPASSSSSRQAWSRDNPGFEPEEGMDANWSPGRRSLSDTSSSGSGISGLGSFAGGSNARIHRGLYPTPPADRLHQEPPGLRARILEKIRLLWGTRLLEERDSSREMYLKNVLREMITYILFLITLCILTYGMMSTNMYYYTKVMSQLFLDTPLSSGDATTFRSLSTMEDFWKYTEGPFLNGMYWEVWYNNKSLPENQSLIYYENLLLGVPRLRQVKVFNESCPVHEELKDEVYDCYGVYAAAYEDKKPFGLKNGTAWVYSEEVSLGESSYSGEVSTYRGGGFYQDLSRTRDKSERELQELKANLWLDRGTRAVFLDFSVYNGNINLFCIVRLLVEFPATGGAVTSWQFQTVRLVRYVSSWDHFVGLCEVIFCFFVLYYMVEEVLEIRLHRLRYFKSLWNCMDVLIVTLSVPAIIMNIYRTSAVNNRLKFLLENHSTYPNFGPLARLQVQFNNMAAIIVFLAWVKLFKFINFNKTMSQLSSTVSRCAKDLLGFAIMFFIVFLAYAQLAYLVFGTQLNDFSTFQACIFTQFRIILGDFDFSEIEESDRVLGPIYFTTFVFFMFMILLNMFLAIINDTYAEVKADMAQQRSEMEITDLIKKGCHKAMVKLRLRKTAVDDISDSLRQAGGKLNFDELRQDLRGKGHSDAEIEAIFAKYDLDGDQELTEHEHQQMRDDLEKERDLDLERSSLPRPLSGRSFSRSQDDSEEDDDEDSGHSSRRRGSSSGGVSYEEFQVLVRRVDRMEHSIGSIVSKIDAVIVKLEAMERAKLKRREVLSRLLDGVIEDERLGRDTEAHREQMERLVREELERWESDDAISQVSHQQAAPVGPGAQPRPRSTRPSSSLSTEGPDTGGSGGGQV; this is encoded by the exons ATGAGCTCCAGTCGAAGCCGTTGTCAAGCAGCCAGAGCGTCGAGCTCTGCGCATGCGCAGAAGCCATCGCAGACGCAGCCGCAGCCTCTGCCGGATGAAGGTCTGGAGATGGAGAGGATGGAGCCCCAAGGAGAAGTGGGGCTCGGTGTCCCGGAGGATCAGCCTTCTCCAGCGTCCAGCTCCAGCTCGAGACAGGCGTGGAGCCGGGACAACCCGGGATTCGAGCCGGAAGAGGGCATGGATGCGAACTGGAGCCCGGGACGGAGGTCTTTGTCCGACACTTCGAGCAGCGGCAGCGGCATCAGCGGTCTCGGGAGCTTCGCCGGCGGGAGCAACGCGCGCATCCACCGCGGGCTGTACCCGACTCCTCCCGCTGACAGGCTCCACCAGGAGCCGCCCGGTTTGAGGGCGAGGATCCTGGAGAAAATCAGAC TTTTGTGGGGCACACGTCTCCTGGAGGAGAGAGACAGCAGCAGAGAGATGTACCTCAAGAATGTCCTGAGAGAGATGATCACTTATATCCTTTTCCTCATCACCTTATGCATTT TAACATATGGGATGATGAGCACTAACATGTACTACTACACCAAAGTCATGTCTCAACTCTTCCTGGATACACCACTGTCAAGTGGAGATGCCACCACCTTCAGGAGCCTCTCCACCATGGAGGACTTCTGGAAA TACACAGAGGGGCCTTTTCTGAATGGGATGTACTGGGAAGTGTGGTACAACAACAAGAGCCTGCCAGAGAACCAGAGCCTGATCTATTACGAGAATTTGCTGTTGGGAGTCCCGCGCCTGCGTCAGGTCAAAGTCTTCAACGAGTCATGTCCCGTTCACGAGGAGCTGAAGGACGAAGTGTACGACTGCTACGGCGTCTACGCAGCTGCCTACGAGGACAAGAAACCGTTCGGACTGAAAAACGGCACTGC GTGGGTGTATTCTGAAGAGGTCAGCCTCGGGGAAAGCAGCTACTCGGGTGAAGTGTCCACGTATAGAGGAGGAGGTTTTTATCAGGATCTGTCTCGCACCAGAGACAAGTCAGAGAGAGAGCTGCAGGAGCTGAAGGCAAACCTGTGGCTGGATCGAGGCACCAGAGCCGTGTTCCTTGACTTCTCCGTCTACAACGGCAACATCAACCTCTTCTGCATCGTCAG ATTGCTGGTGGAGTTTCCAGCCACAGGGGGCGCTGTGACCTCATGGCAGTTCCAGACTGTACGCTTGGTGCGCTATGTGTCCAGCTGGGACCATTTTGTAGGGCTGTGCGAGGTTATTTTCTGCTTCTTCGTGCTGTACTACATGGTGGAGGAGGTGCTGGAGATCCGCCTGCACCGCCTGCGCTACTTCAAAAGCTTGTGGAACTGCATGGACGTGCTCATAGTAACG CTGAGCGTGCCAGCCATCATTATGAATATCTACAGGACGTCAGCGGTCAACAACAGGCTGAAGTTCCTGCTGGAGAACCACAGCACGTACCCGAACTTCGGACCACTCGCTCGGCTGCAGGTTCAGTTCAACAATATGGCCGCCATCATTGTCTTTCTCGCCTGGGTCAAA CTATTCAAGTTCATCAATTTTAATAAGACCATGAGTCAGCTTTCCAGCACTGTGTCCCGGTGTGCTAAAGACCTCCTGGGATTCGCCATCATGTTCTTCATCGTGTTCCTGGCATACGCTCAGCTGGCGTACCTGGTGTTCGGAACACAACTCAATGACTTTAGCACCTTCCAAGCCTGCAT TTTCACACAGTTCCGGATCATCCTAGGAGACTTTGACTTCTCAGAGATCGAAGAGTCGGATAGAGTCCTGGGCCCGATTTACTTCACcacctttgtttttttcatgttcatgATTCTGTTG AATATGTTCTTAGCCATCATCAATGACACTTATGCAGAGGTGAAGGCTGACATGGCGCAGCAGAGATCCGAAATGGAGATTACCGACCTCATTAAAAAG GGCTGCCACAAGGCGATGGTGAAACTGAGGCTGAGAAAGACGGCAGTAGATGACATCTCCGACAGCCTTCGCCAGGCAGGAGGGAAACTTAACTTCGACGAGCTCCGGCAGGACCTGCGAGG AAAAGGACACTCAGACGCTGAGATCGAAGCCATTTTCGCCAAGTATGATCTGGACGGAGACCAGGAGCTCACTGAGCATGAACACCAGCAGATGAGGGACGacctggagaaagagaga GACTTGGATTTGGAACGGAGTTCGCTGCCCAGGCCTctgagtgggcggagcttctCTCGTAGCCAGGACGACTCGGAGGAGGACGACGACGAGGACAGTGGACACAGTTCCCGTCGCCGTGGCAGCAGCTCTGGGGGTGTGTCTTACGAGGAGTTCCAAGT GCTGGTGCGGAGGGTGGACCGTATGGAGCACTCGATTGGCAGCATCGTGTCCAAGATCGATGCAGTTATTGTGAAGCTGGAAGCCATGGAACGGGCCAAGCTGAAGAGGAGAGAGGTCCTTAGCAGACTGCTGGATGGTGTCATAGAG GATGAAAGGTTGGGTAGAGATACGGAGGCTCACAGGGAGCAGATGGAGCGGCTGGTGCGAGAGGAGCTGGAGCGGTGGGAGTCAGACGATGCCATCTCTCAGGTCAGCCATCAGCAGGCTGCTCCTGTTGGTCCAGGAGCTCAGCCCCGCCCACGCAGCACTCGCCCCTCCTCCTCATTGTCCACTGAGGGTCCAGACACCGGAGGCAGTGGAGGTGGACAGGTGTAA